In Candidatus Dormiibacterota bacterium, the following are encoded in one genomic region:
- a CDS encoding MoxR family ATPase — protein MPSIPTSVDEVVSRLAEQAYLCDRRLATAILVALRLRKPLFLEGEAGVGKTELARAMARLLGARLIRLQCYEGIDLAHAAYEWNYARQLLHIRLLDSAASEDGRATAERDLFSDEYLLRRPLLDAIDNTDSVPPVLLIDEIDRSDEEFEAFLLELLADFAISIPELGTVRAERPPLVVLTGNRTREVHDALKRRCLYHWIDYPELEREVAIVRARAPEVSERLARRVAGLVQGMRGMDLYKLPGVAETVDWARSLAAIGSDGSDAEAVESTMGAAVKYQEDLETVRQAIPDLMRDRSA, from the coding sequence ATGCCGTCCATCCCCACCAGCGTCGACGAGGTGGTGTCGCGGCTCGCCGAGCAGGCGTATCTCTGCGACCGCCGGCTGGCGACCGCAATCCTGGTGGCGCTCCGCCTCCGCAAGCCGCTCTTCCTCGAGGGCGAGGCGGGGGTGGGCAAGACCGAGCTGGCCCGGGCGATGGCCCGGCTGCTCGGCGCCCGGCTGATCCGGCTGCAGTGCTACGAGGGCATCGACCTCGCCCACGCCGCCTACGAGTGGAACTACGCGCGCCAGCTGCTCCACATCCGGCTGCTCGACTCCGCCGCTTCGGAGGACGGCCGCGCCACCGCCGAGCGCGACCTCTTCAGCGACGAGTACCTGCTCCGCCGCCCCCTCCTCGACGCCATCGACAACACCGACAGCGTGCCGCCGGTGCTGCTCATCGACGAGATCGACCGCTCCGACGAGGAGTTCGAGGCCTTCCTGCTCGAGCTGCTCGCCGATTTCGCGATCAGCATTCCCGAGCTGGGCACGGTGCGCGCGGAGCGGCCTCCCCTGGTGGTGCTCACCGGCAACCGCACCCGCGAGGTCCACGACGCGCTGAAGCGGCGCTGCCTCTACCACTGGATCGACTACCCCGAGCTGGAGCGCGAGGTGGCCATCGTCCGGGCACGCGCGCCCGAGGTCTCCGAGCGGCTCGCCCGCCGGGTGGCGGGGCTGGTGCAGGGGATGCGCGGCATGGACCTGTACAAGCTCCCCGGGGTCGCCGAGACCGTCGACTGGGCGCGTTCGCTGGCGGCCATCGGCTCCGACGGGTCCGACGCCGAGGCGGTGGAGTCGACGATGGGCGCGGCGGTGAAGTACCAGGAGGACCTGGAGACGGTGCGCCAGGCCATCCCCGACCTGATGCGTGATCGCTCCGCCTGA
- a CDS encoding nucleotidyltransferase family protein: MRTAGVVLAAGASRRMGRPKQLLPLGGTTLLGTVLAAARGARLDEVVLVLGAEAGSIGAALDTRGVRVVIAADHAEGMGASLRTGVAALGPEVERVAILLGDQPRVGPALVDAVLEHHRRSGLPAAAVSSGGVLQPPVVADRRLWPQLLGARGDSGLRALLRAAPGMVATLSVDGAAIDVDTPDDYRRLIGEPVSEVR; the protein is encoded by the coding sequence ATGCGGACCGCAGGAGTGGTGCTCGCCGCCGGGGCGTCGCGACGGATGGGACGTCCGAAGCAGCTGCTGCCGCTGGGCGGGACCACGCTGCTGGGGACCGTGCTCGCCGCCGCCCGAGGCGCCCGCCTCGACGAGGTCGTCCTCGTGCTCGGCGCCGAGGCGGGGAGCATCGGCGCCGCCCTCGACACCCGGGGGGTGCGGGTGGTGATCGCCGCCGATCACGCCGAGGGCATGGGCGCATCGCTGCGCACCGGGGTGGCCGCGCTCGGCCCCGAGGTCGAGCGGGTCGCCATCCTCCTCGGCGACCAGCCCCGGGTCGGCCCGGCGCTGGTCGACGCGGTGCTCGAGCACCACCGGCGCAGCGGTCTGCCCGCGGCGGCGGTCAGCTCCGGGGGCGTGCTCCAGCCGCCGGTGGTCGCCGACCGGCGGCTCTGGCCGCAGCTGCTCGGCGCCCGCGGCGACAGCGGGCTGCGTGCGCTGCTGCGCGCCGCTCCGGGCATGGTCGCTACCCTGTCCGTCGACGGCGCGGCGATCGACGTCGACACCCCCGACGACTACCGGCGCCTGATCGGCGAGCCGGTCTCCGAGGTTCGATAG
- a CDS encoding SRPBCC family protein translates to MHIQNTFAVDAPADRVFDFLLDVNSVLGCVPGAELSQIVDADTFHGRVRVRVGAVSVAYQGTGHVVSRDDPARTAVLEAEGREAGGAGSARAVITVTVGERDGGAEVTMVTDLTVVGRAALFGHGMVEEVSRSLLGQMAACIGARLTEPPLSLPTTILSTLPDEPPPGPVDRALSIARDRPLALASAGGAAAAALVVAVLLRMRARP, encoded by the coding sequence GTGCACATCCAGAACACCTTCGCCGTCGACGCCCCCGCCGACCGCGTGTTCGACTTCCTGCTCGACGTGAACAGCGTGCTCGGCTGCGTGCCCGGCGCCGAGCTGTCCCAGATCGTCGACGCCGACACCTTCCACGGGCGGGTGCGGGTACGGGTGGGCGCGGTCAGCGTCGCCTACCAGGGCACCGGCCACGTGGTCTCCCGCGACGACCCCGCCCGCACCGCCGTCCTCGAGGCCGAGGGGCGTGAGGCCGGCGGCGCGGGCTCCGCCCGGGCGGTGATCACCGTGACCGTCGGCGAGCGTGACGGGGGCGCCGAGGTGACGATGGTCACCGACCTCACCGTGGTCGGCAGGGCGGCCCTGTTCGGCCACGGCATGGTCGAGGAGGTCTCGCGCAGCCTGCTCGGGCAGATGGCCGCCTGCATCGGCGCCCGCCTCACCGAGCCGCCGCTGTCGCTGCCCACGACGATCCTCTCCACCCTGCCCGACGAGCCCCCGCCCGGCCCGGTCGACCGGGCCCTCTCGATCGCCCGCGACCGGCCCCTGGCGCTGGCCTCGGCGGGGGGCGCGGCCGCCGCCGCCCTGGTGGTGGCGGTGCTGCTGAGGATGCGCGCCCGCCCCTGA
- a CDS encoding VWA domain-containing protein, whose translation MIAPPDPERRGDLVVRLAGFGELLRDAGLRVGPDRTIDGVAALGVVDVGDLDQMRDALRAVYVCRREEINVFDAAFDLFWARPETSIGAGAIPMRSRPLPIDPEKARAWLARLGLPESQIPREQETTPRVASSSGYSAEELLRSRDFGDLTWEETQQVRRLLRQAPWRLAERRTRRWQPGRRGPVEMRRTLRRAARSGGDAVALERARRRIRRRPLVILCDVSGSMERYSRALLIFAHAIARRERVDTFVFSTRLSRITHLLRRRDIDDALTDTAEQVHDIGGGTRIGESLRSFNRRYARRVLGHGAVVLIISDGWDRGDVAVLGKEMARLSRSCHRLIWLNPLLGSDVYAPEARGMVAALPHCDDFLAAHNVDALDELGRRLADLPRRRLKR comes from the coding sequence GTGATCGCTCCGCCTGACCCGGAGCGCCGGGGCGACCTGGTGGTGCGGCTGGCCGGCTTCGGCGAGCTGCTCCGCGACGCCGGCCTGCGGGTCGGGCCCGACCGCACCATCGACGGCGTGGCCGCGCTCGGCGTGGTCGACGTCGGCGACCTCGACCAGATGCGCGACGCGCTGCGGGCCGTGTACGTCTGCCGGCGCGAGGAGATCAACGTCTTCGACGCCGCCTTCGACCTCTTCTGGGCGCGCCCGGAGACCTCGATCGGGGCGGGGGCGATCCCGATGCGCAGCCGTCCCCTGCCGATCGATCCCGAGAAGGCGCGCGCCTGGCTGGCGCGGCTGGGGCTGCCCGAGTCGCAGATCCCCCGCGAGCAGGAGACCACCCCGCGGGTGGCGAGCAGCTCCGGGTACAGCGCCGAGGAGCTGCTCCGCTCCCGCGACTTCGGCGACCTGACCTGGGAGGAGACCCAGCAGGTGCGCCGGCTGCTGCGGCAGGCGCCCTGGCGGCTGGCGGAGCGGCGCACCCGGCGCTGGCAGCCGGGTCGCCGGGGACCGGTCGAGATGCGCCGCACCCTGCGCCGCGCCGCCCGCAGCGGCGGCGACGCGGTCGCCCTGGAGCGGGCCCGCCGGCGGATCCGGCGCCGGCCGCTGGTCATCCTCTGCGACGTCAGCGGCTCGATGGAGCGCTACTCCCGGGCCCTGCTCATCTTCGCCCACGCCATCGCCCGCCGGGAGCGCGTCGACACCTTCGTGTTCTCCACCCGGCTGAGCCGCATCACCCACCTGCTTCGCCGCCGCGACATCGACGACGCCCTCACCGACACCGCCGAGCAGGTGCACGACATCGGCGGCGGCACCCGCATCGGCGAGTCGCTGCGCAGCTTCAACCGGCGCTACGCCCGCCGGGTGCTGGGCCACGGTGCGGTGGTGCTGATCATCAGCGACGGCTGGGACCGCGGCGACGTCGCCGTCCTCGGCAAGGAGATGGCACGGCTGTCGCGCAGCTGCCACCGGCTGATCTGGCTCAACCCGCTGCTCGGCTCCGATGTCTACGCGCCCGAGGCTCGCGGGATGGTCGCGGCGCTGCCCCACTGCGACGACTTCCTCGCCGCCCACAACGTCGACGCCCTCGACGAGCTGGGCCGCCGCCTCGCCGACCTGCCCCGGCGCCGCCTGAAGCGCTGA
- a CDS encoding FAD binding domain-containing protein, with translation MIPAAFEYATATSVDEASEHLRNYGEDAKVLAGGQSLIPLMRLRLAQPAALVDIGRITGLDGIRRENGTLVVGALVRHVDIPASEVVRSALPLLADIATDVGDNQVRNLGTVGGVIAHGDAAGDYNALALMLDAEIVTNRRTHRAADFYKDVFTTALEPDEVVTEVRFPVSTGAHAYIKFRRRLFDWAIAGVAVQQTESGWRIGYVNLANTPRRGTGVEEALTQGASHADAAAACGAAIDPIGDGRATAEYKRALAAVITRRALDTATAGG, from the coding sequence GTGATCCCGGCAGCCTTCGAATACGCAACCGCCACCTCCGTGGACGAGGCGTCGGAGCACCTCCGCAACTACGGCGAGGACGCCAAGGTGCTGGCCGGCGGCCAGAGCCTGATCCCGCTGATGCGGCTGCGGCTGGCGCAGCCGGCGGCGCTCGTCGACATCGGCCGGATCACCGGCCTCGACGGCATCCGCCGCGAGAACGGCACCCTGGTGGTCGGCGCCCTGGTCCGCCACGTCGACATCCCGGCGAGCGAGGTGGTGCGCTCCGCGCTGCCGCTGCTCGCCGACATCGCCACCGACGTCGGCGACAACCAGGTGCGCAACCTGGGCACGGTCGGCGGCGTGATCGCCCACGGTGACGCCGCCGGCGACTACAACGCGCTGGCGCTGATGCTCGACGCGGAGATCGTCACCAACCGGCGCACCCACCGTGCCGCCGACTTCTACAAGGACGTGTTCACCACCGCGCTCGAGCCCGACGAGGTGGTCACCGAGGTGCGCTTCCCGGTCTCGACCGGCGCCCACGCCTACATCAAGTTCCGCCGCCGCCTCTTCGACTGGGCGATCGCCGGGGTTGCCGTGCAGCAGACCGAGTCGGGCTGGCGGATCGGGTACGTGAACCTGGCCAACACCCCGCGGCGGGGAACCGGGGTGGAGGAGGCCCTCACCCAGGGGGCGTCGCACGCCGACGCCGCGGCCGCGTGCGGCGCCGCCATCGATCCGATCGGCGACGGCCGTGCCACCGCCGAGTACAAGCGGGCGCTCGCCGCGGTCATCACCCGGCGCGCCCTGGACACCGCCACGGCCGGCGGCTGA
- a CDS encoding XdhC/CoxI family protein, with protein sequence MRELLTTLDEWAAADPEVAIATVVRTTGSTPRPVGARMAVSRDGRMAGSVSGGCLEGAVVEEALATLEGRARPRVLHYGISDELGWEVGLACGGSVDVLLHTLRWDAADPAQAALRAALEARRAAAVLTVLEGDHAGSTAVVGEEGGLAGSLGTAALDAAAAGAAAGRLDSGQPGVEEVDGVPVYVEPHVPAPVLAVVGAVHIGIALVGLATALGYRVVVIDPRTAFLTEERLGEADELIARWPDDALPGLGLGPRDAAVCLSHDAKFDEPTLDCLLRSPVGYIGAIGSRTTHGKRVARLRESGFTDADIARVHSPVGLDIGARTPEEIALAILAEVVAVRRGRRGGSLAAVTPAAAAGGR encoded by the coding sequence ATGCGCGAGCTGCTGACGACCCTGGACGAGTGGGCCGCCGCCGACCCCGAGGTGGCGATCGCGACGGTGGTGCGGACCACCGGCTCGACCCCCCGGCCGGTGGGGGCGCGGATGGCGGTGAGCCGCGACGGCCGCATGGCCGGCTCGGTGAGCGGTGGCTGCCTCGAGGGTGCGGTTGTGGAGGAGGCGCTCGCGACCCTGGAGGGACGAGCCCGGCCCCGGGTGCTCCACTACGGCATCAGCGACGAGCTCGGCTGGGAGGTGGGGCTCGCCTGCGGCGGCAGCGTCGACGTCCTCCTCCACACCCTGCGGTGGGACGCCGCCGACCCGGCGCAGGCGGCGCTGCGCGCCGCGCTGGAGGCCAGGCGGGCGGCGGCGGTGCTCACCGTCCTCGAGGGCGACCACGCGGGGAGCACCGCGGTGGTCGGCGAGGAGGGGGGGCTCGCCGGCAGCCTCGGCACCGCCGCCCTCGACGCCGCCGCCGCCGGCGCCGCCGCGGGCCGGCTGGACAGCGGGCAGCCGGGCGTCGAGGAGGTCGACGGCGTGCCGGTGTACGTCGAGCCCCACGTCCCCGCCCCGGTGCTCGCGGTGGTCGGCGCCGTCCACATCGGCATCGCCCTGGTGGGGCTCGCCACGGCGCTCGGGTACCGGGTCGTGGTCATCGACCCACGCACCGCGTTCCTCACCGAGGAGCGGCTGGGGGAGGCGGACGAGCTGATCGCGCGCTGGCCCGACGACGCCCTCCCCGGGCTGGGCCTCGGCCCCCGCGACGCCGCCGTCTGCCTCAGCCACGACGCCAAGTTCGACGAGCCCACCCTCGACTGCCTGCTGCGCAGCCCGGTCGGCTACATCGGCGCCATCGGCAGCCGCACCACCCACGGCAAGCGGGTGGCGCGGCTGCGCGAGTCGGGGTTCACCGACGCCGACATCGCCCGGGTGCACAGCCCGGTGGGGCTCGACATCGGCGCCCGCACCCCGGAGGAGATCGCGCTCGCCATCCTCGCCGAGGTGGTCGCGGTGCGCCGTGGCCGGCGCGGCGGCTCGCTCGCGGCCGTCACCCCGGCGGCGGCGGCGGGAGGCCGCTGA